Genomic segment of Panicum virgatum strain AP13 chromosome 2K, P.virgatum_v5, whole genome shotgun sequence:
GCTTTTCTTTCTCCAGCTGGGTTGGTTCTTGAGAGTCCTCCACCAATGAATCAGAGTGAAAGGCTTCTTAAATCGGACTTCAAACAATTTAAGTGACTCATCCATCAACTGATCATCAGACGCTCCACTCTTATTCACTCTAGTCGCCTGAGTCCAACatccattgaagtcattgatAACTGTTTTCAAGCGTGACCAGTGAATCTTCAGCTGATTAGTGTCCCTTTGACGATCTGCCGGTGCGTTGCTGTTAAACTCTGCAGTGATATCCTTCCAAAATGTATCACCCTTCTTGCCATTCCCTTGTATTGAGTCATTAGAATTGTTCAGCCAAGCACTCGCCTATAAAAATGAAATACAGTCAACTTATTGAAAGGGAACACATCTATAATAATTTTTGAACCAAAGATTTTTACCAATCGAACTTCCTCTTCATGTGACCAATGCCTTCTCTTAGCTGTCCGATTTGTCTCGACAGAAATTTGCAGTAGAGATACATTTATAGACATGACTATTCTCACTGCCACTAATTTGACTAATCCCAAATTGGCAACCAATGAACACTTTATTTATCATTTGTTCTGATTTATTTTTGACAAAGTAACCATTGTCGATTTGCTGCTAGAAGCAACGTATCTGAATATTGATAGCGCACAGCCAAATAAAAGTAGCATAATTTGCACACAGGATCTATCTCAAATAAGATGCTAATCCAGACTATGACATTCTAATGATGCTAAATTCTAAATAATTCAAACCATATCCGTGAGCTATCTTGATTTAAGATATTCTTTCGCTTTTCATCAATTGGAGTAGCTATCTGTTCATAACGTATTGTCTACTGCGAAAGTCAAAGAACAGAGACATACCAGGGATGTAGTGGTGACTGCAGTGGCATTCCAGGACCTGGTGTTGgatagggcggcggcgcgtgttGATCCACcggcggatgcggcggcggcgcagcacgaGGCACCGGCCTTGGCGGAACAGCAGGAGCCTTCCTCTTGGTCGCACCTCCTTTCTTCTCTCGGCTCAACATCTTGGTGCTCCAGGAGCAATTGGTGGCTGCAGCAGAAAGGAAGGGGAGGTGAAATAAATAAACAGGCAAAAGAAATCGGCGGGAGATGAGCACGGGGGGCGGGAGATGAGCGCGGGAGCGGTGTGCGAGGGCGGGAGAAGACGCGCGGgcgcgagagagagagcgcgggGAGCTCTGCCACCTCGCCACATCCGGGATTTGCGGAGGAAACGAATCCCCCCAGTGCGGTTTCATTCTTTTTCCTAGGACTCGGTAACGGTGCCGGACTCGTTTCGTCTGGATGAAACATgaccttctctttcttcttctattCCTTGCTAGGTCATGCTTTTTGTTGATGTGTCACCGCATGAAACACCTGTGAAATGGCCATTGGGACTGGccttagttattttttcaactatatttaatgctccatgcatgtgtctaaaaatttAATGTGACGGGTATTgtaggaaaaattttgggaactataTTCCATGATCCTCCGCGGGGTGTTTGATTCTTTTGTGTTGGTCTTGTGTGTTCCCTCCATTTTTTAATCTTTCTTCCCgaatcaatcgcaagattcagGTACTGCTAGAACTCACAGATTTACTCTATCGTTTCTTTGCCCTTTCTCGTGCGGACAATTTCTTTGGTTGCTGCTCGATTCAGGCTATAACTTTGCTCCAACACGCATTGCTCGCCGGCTCGCTGCATGACATTCCGAAGGCCCTCGCTCGCTCGCAGGCTCGCAGCGCAGCCTATCGGCCTCGCATCCTCCTCACCCTCAGCTCGCGAGCTAAAACGAGCTGGCTCGAGCTAGCAGCGAGTCGAGCCGAGCTGCGTTTGCTGCTTGTTTagataacgagccgagccgagccagcttgTTACGTGAACGAGCTAgagcgagccgagccggctcggCATCCACATGATAGCTGCTCACTTTTTAGTTATGTACTAGAAACCACAGCGCGGCCGTGCCGCCGCGCTAACATTGGAGGGAGCCAGTGTTCTACTGGCGGTGCACTTTGGAGTATATTTGCACTGGGTCCTTCTAGTATAGCAGTATGTATATTGAATATGTTGATAGTCAAGCATTATTCCATCACTTCAAATAATTTCGTTGTGCTTGCTATGATTAATTCATGCTGAGAAGAGAAGCGTTTGCGCGGCGTATATGAGAGGAAGGCCAGCGAGGGAAGCAGCATGAATTGAACTTAAGATAATATAATCCAATTGAACATCTTACTATTTAAGTCTGATCACCCGGCGCTTACTCAAGCAGTATGAAATCCATTTAGATTTAGCATCCAAAGACAATGGTAGCGTGAGCTTGCTGGCCTCACAAATGGTCCCAGGAGTAAAGAATTTGATATTGAACTTAGATATAAACCTAAATTGTAAGTCACTATCCTTGAATTATATTTCAATCACATCCACTATATTGATCATCTTTAATTGTATTTTCCTTGTTACTAATCAAAGTGGCGATAGATAACTGTCTTTGTAGTTTGTACTTACCGACCAATACTTTCAACTTTTTGGCAGCAACACCCCTAGCCATAGGAAAATACAAAGTCTCATGGGTAATTAATCAAACAGGTTTGATAATGCGACCATGTAGGTAAATTgacaaaactactaaagttcaTGGTAATAGCAGCACTCAAGAGGTCAGTGGCAAAAATGGAAAGCAATGCTGTTAATACTACAAGATAAACAAACAGAACATGAAAATATGTTTGTGCGTGATGCAAATAAACATATACTAGCTAATTATTTCTTTTCAAAGATAGAAACATAATTCCTTGTTGAAATGTTGAGCAAATTTCTTAATTTGGGACATTAATCTAAGGACAGCTCCAAGGGGAAAATCGTCAGGATAAATAGGACAAAGAAATGATATCAGAATGACATAACTGGCAGTTGTAACTCTTGATCAGAAGCTACAACTCTCCACATGGATGTTTGTCAGGCAAATAGAATGTTTACACCATGACACGAGGAAATCAATGTATGAAATCCTAAATTTCATTATCCATATAGTAATAACTAATGATTCTTTGCGGATATATTAAGCCTAGAAGTTCAAGCATGAAGCCAATTTGATTATCAACAATCATGAGGATCTTATATGAGTTGCAAGCCAAACTGTAAACTTCTTTCTTTTATATTCCAAATGTAGCAAGTGATTTTATAGGATTCACCTTAAAACGATTCAATAAACACAAAACACAATGGCTGGTGTCTGGTGAACTT
This window contains:
- the LOC120669557 gene encoding glutathione S-transferase T3-like, whose translation is MSINVSLLQISVETNRTAKRRHWSHEEEVRLASAWLNNSNDSIQGNGKKGDTFWKDITAEFNSNAPADRQRDTNQLKIHWSRLKTVINDFNGCWTQATRVNKSGASDDQLMDESLKLFEVRFKKPFTLIHWWRTLKNQPSWRKKSSNHMFPYLLMMT